ctgGACAAAAAGTTGggcgccttcagctttttgagattacgcataggaagaaagatggatctcctatgacatccgaagctggagaaattatggtatatttacttaataatatttgatttattctaaatatttataatgtttaattataattgtttaattcaattcatcattagtagttttaaataatgttatgttgcattcctttttattatatatttcgtttctaacttttTAATTGAGTTTTTAGAAGAAACTAAAGGATaagaaggcggaatatgaagcgacTACTTCGACtaatagttctgttaatcttgagaacattgataatgtaattatctttgaagttttgggtcccgaaaggtacggtcgggttcgatttcaaggatccgtgttacccagacccaatattttggatccggctccaagaatacatgccttcctaagtcaagctaaagctgAAGTTCAAAGGTTAAGAGAtcagatagctcagatgcaagcgaacacagttgagcaaattggcgaggttcaacgaaaatatgaagaactacAGCAAtaacttagagcggaggcagcaGAGAGGGAGGTAGCGGCAGCAGAGAGGGAGGCAGCAGCAGCAGCGAGGGAGGCAGAGCATAGaaaaaagtacgatgacctccagCTACAGCTTCAGTAGATGATGCAGATTTTCAACAGTCGCAAAaaccgccatcttagacattagttttctcgttgtaagaatatttttaactttgtcacgtttaacattattctaagaatattttaaatcatactttattaattatatcatatatctttcgttaaatttgaagtatcatttagaattaatatttttggttgtatttttttatgctaaatttgctattttggctgcattttatgctatatttgttgtattttgttggattttaatgcaagaagggctGAATATTGGTGGAAAAAATGTATTGCAAATCTGtcaaaattagcggcgtttgtggaaaAAACGCGCTAAaggccatgacttttagcggcgctttttttacaaacgccgctaaaggccatgacttttagcggcgccgcctatagcggcgttttttgcggcgttttcaaaAGCGCTGCAAAAAGTTTTAGTGGCGCTtagaagcgccgctaaaggctaaaaaaagcgccgctaaaagtctgttttgctGTAGTGTATGTAGtataagtgttttttttttgtttggcaAAAGTGCTTAACAAATAATAATGAcgcattgttttataaatatcatttatgtttataaaaaaatttaaaaatatatctgAAATCATTTTAAACTTTTGAAACCATGTAAAAATTACAGTGACATTGATATATAGTTTTTATCTCTAATATTATTTAAGCATTAATAAAGGTGATTGATATGGAAGGAAATTCTAGTGATTTCATCTGATCATAATAGCAGGATTTACATGGACTACAACATCTATATATTGAGGACGTGTTTTACATTATTAATTATGGGATTTAGATTTCAAACTCCAGTGATATGGAACGGAGCTTCTCGCTGTGATCTATATAAAAGTTTCGATATTCTTTCCACACAAATCTTTATACAGATGACTTACGAAACCATCACGACTATCCTCACCTCTGAAGCTAAAGAAAACATCGTATGTCCTTGCCTTCATCATATCAGCAGCAGCAGTTGTCAAAGCACTTCTCCAGGACTTCACCCTTTCAATATCATGCTTTAAATTTTCTTCATGCTTTGCAAATGCATCTGCAAAACTACCTGTTTGTTTCCGTTCATCCCAGGTGTTGGATATTTGACGAAGGAAAGATTGAAACAGaagcaaaaagaacaaaaaattttgaagaagAATCGGCTTGTCAGCACTATTTCATTAAAAACTGATTGTCTGTTTACAGGGATAAGAAAGCTTAAATAAgctaaaagtaataataaaatagttataattttacTTAATCTATTTACTagattcatttttttttatttgatttcagTCTAATCAATTGTCGCAATGTCTAATCAAaaagttattattatttcaatacaAATTGGTAATTTGCAGAATAAAGAGCTCCCAGGTGAGCTCTCAACCTTGATGAGCTCGTAGTTCGCATGAATGGTTGTTTCGTAATACGAGGGATCTACATCGTAAAAGACAGGAAAAACAAAGTTGTGCCCATTCAACTTCTTGCAGTCCATAATCTTGACCAGCTCGTCCAAGCACCATCTAGAAGAAGCATAGTGTTTGGAGAAAAGAATTACTGAAACCCTCGCTCCTTCAATGGCAGTCAATAGTGCCCCAGAAATCTCATCTCCTCTTCCAACTTTCTCATTGTCTTTAAAAGTATGGATATTCTTTCGATCCAAATCATTGTAAAGATGACTTACAAAACCATCACGAGTGTCCTCACCTCTAAAGCTCAGAAAAACATCGTACATCCTCGAAGACAACATATCGGTGTTCCACCAGATTTGATTACTCAATCACGAGTAAAGAGCATTTGtgttgcgcggaagcgtgtgaaagagtaaaattattgtactgaaaaatcacactaagttcaattcccaggaaagagaggtagatcacgaagatcacttaaataccaagtctttcctagccagaatatccctctatcgtaatttaatagcacaataaatcactacaatcacattcacaaaatacgcaaaataaataataaagaacaccagaattttaacgaggttcagcaaattttgcctacgtcctcgggcactaccaaatatatttcactccaaaattacaagtgaaatttacaaatagagagagaataatgccttaagtagagaatggcaattatgggatgaagaaagtaagaaatggttaggcctatttatagttgaggttcaaggatcaacttgcaatgtccctatacaattagggaccaaaattgcaattatcccatgccaacttttaacccaacttgccaactaATATTACGttctactttcggtgcccaccccatttgacttttcaaacaatggtgggtcccaataatctccaccttgaagatttgattaggataatcttatcttcacacaattctttctgcttttgacaacaatacttgatagtgccttcttcaactgttaaacttgcaggatattaatcaagttcaaacaatgttcgaacttggttcttcattaccaccttggtcatcatatctgcgggattatctgcagtcttgatcttcgaagacaaattttccctcttcaataatTTCCGCACAAAATGGAATCGATGCGTCGATATGCTTTGTACGTGCGtgatagacttgattctttgctaaatgaatagcactttgactatcacaatataCGTTAATATGCTCTGAACCAACCCCAAGGTTttagccataccttgtaaccaaatagcctcctttacGACCTCTGTTACAGCCATGTACTAAACACGTGGTTGACAACGCAATCAGAGGCGTagtgtagacttccaacttattggcctccagcaagtgtaaacacataaccggtggttgatcttcgcttgtccaaatcaccgCATAGTCGAATCAACGTacccaataacacctttaccaagtgtattatcctgcttgaacaagtaatccaacatccacggtcttacgaatataccgtagaatccatttcacgacttgccaatgtccttttcgagATTATGCATATACCGCTCACTATACTAATCGCActgtgaaatgtcgggtcttgtacacaccattgcatacatcaagctacccatgcattagaatacggaacttgcaacatgtattctcattccgtattcgtcgaaggagatagttgtgcagaaagcttgaaataagaagccaacggg
This is a stretch of genomic DNA from Gossypium arboreum isolate Shixiya-1 chromosome 11, ASM2569848v2, whole genome shotgun sequence. It encodes these proteins:
- the LOC108472116 gene encoding disease resistance protein RPV1-like — protein: MLSSRMYDVFLSFRGEDTRDGFVSHLYNDLDRKNIHTFKDNEKVGRGDEISGALLTAIEGARVSVILFSKHYASSRWCLDELVKIMDCKKLNGHNFVFPVFYDVDPSDERKQTGSFADAFAKHEENLKHDIERVKSWRSALTTAAADMMKARTYDVFFSFRGEDSRDGFVSHLCGGGVGGGGCRRYGTVVVGYGVASWLRHKWGGKWDLE